GAATAAACTCTAAATAACTAGTTTTTAGTCTAATTACGCtactatattactattatattaattacacaaaTGTGTAATAAAGCAAATGGCGCccgaaaataaagaaaaaaggcgccattttgttttttctttgacCTACCAACACAcaacaaaatatcaaatgaaCGGTCCTAAAAAGATCGAtacaaggaaataaaaaaaaagaattgtttCTATGGCAATCGTTCTTTTCACTTTAACGGGCAAGCTTATGCTACGTCATTAAAagtaatactagcttttgcccctggcttcgtacgcgttaaattggaagtagtttaatagatgttatggtacatatttaaaaccttCCTCTCGAAATACTctacctaataaaaaaaaactgcatcaAGATCCACTGTGTAGTGTTAAACATATAAGTACTCAATACCTCTCTTTACAACAGCGGTTAAAGAGAAACTGATAACATTAAGTTTACTGAAAAATTTCCAAAGACAAAAAGACCTCTATAAGATCTCCAGAGTCGTCTACAAGTTGTAAGATCACGCTAAAGTCTCACCTCTCTCTCCCACATACTCGTTGAAGTCTATGAGCCCGTCGCTGTTGCTGTCCTTGTCGCGCAGGGTCTGCGCCACCAGATACGGATGCATCACTGCGTGCTCCTCAGGGTTCGTGAACACctgcaatatataaaatcgaaACTTTAATACACagttattttgcatttttaatttttagttttatatcaatgaaatgctttatatatgagtaattttgaaagaatagaatagaGAAAGAACTAGAATTTTTtcatcacgaggcgggattcgaacccgcgtctttcaGATCATAGCAACGCCTTGTCTCTCAGCCACCCATGATCGcacctcagcaatcgaattttgtatatttattataggttTTCCTCCACACATATACTGAACCAAACAATTATTGCaagtatatcatttttaaactagctgttcgctccggtttcgctcgtggtacgtatatagcttatatcactcagtgaaaATGCAGCTTTCGATtggttaaagaattttaaaactggctccttataatatttatttagatgaaattaatattataaagaacctaaaaaaaattaagtttttctgTGTGTTCTCTATAATCGAgcctataattaaaactaaaaaatgcaTGTTCTCACATTAAACGTAAAATCACTCACACTTATTCAATAACGCACTCATAATCGTTCAAAAACCCACTCACACTCAACCTATAACTCACCTCAAACTCAGCCAAGTCCAGTTTTCCGTCTCCATCTTGGTCTGCCGCTTTCCACATCGCCTTTTCTTCACGAACCAACTGATACCAAAAATACGATTATCAAAGcatttaaaagcaattcataaatatttaaaaaatttcaaagagTAATATCATCTCTTGATAGATCaagagaaatattttgtattatttgtatacaattcGCAATACTGACTTTACTTttctgtataaaatgtttattacattttttattatttcatatcaataGTAACAGCATGTTggtaagttttattgtttacattttcgATGTTTGacatctaatataaaaaattgtgttacaAAACTCCTTCAAAACCGctggatttttatgaaatagctcatatattacttttacatCCTTTAGGGATAAGTGGCGTTGTCCAGGTCAACtagcattaaaaattaaactcaacatcaaacatttatttattcactaagacttcttatagaaatacttttgaatcgtcataacacagttgtaacatttaccaccggaaAGTAGTTTCTATAGATAAGAGCCAGCAAGAAACtatgtagttgctcttttaaaataatatcaatacatCTAAATTATACAGCATATAGCATTTACATGATAACTTCATTATTTACAAGTAAATGTCCTTTATCAAAAGACCGTACCATGCCTGTATCCCCAGTGTCCTCCGGGTTGAGTTCTTCCTCTGTATCAACTCCGAAAGAATCCCGTAAGTACTCCGCCCATGTCACGGCCCCGTCGCGGTCCTCGTCCGCCTCCGTCATGCGCTCCTCGGCTTCCTCCCGCGAGAGCTTGCTGGGGATAGTTAGTGGATAAGGTTCAAAgttgtaaataattcaaatgatCTGTGCTTTGTAAGGGTAAATAATAGGAAAAGAGATAAGGgacataatatactaaatgGTACggatataatatagtttttaatgaagaaaaacaaaggaaaaatcaaatgttaacattcaaacaaaaggGTGATCCAATCAATATTTCGTTTGAtggaaatcaaacacaaataatgCATTAACCACTGCGCCAAGGAGGgaaatttgagtttgaaaatataaaaaaatcagggAATATCATTTCTCTGAGGGTATCAGGGTCTGTTAGTTAAGATAAAGAGAAAATAAGTCAGTAGGAAGAACATGGCTGggtttaaaaacttaaaacaactTAAACATAAAGCTGAAATAAagctattaaaaaagaaattcagTGGGTACccaattagtttatattttaaatataaaacatctaaGCATAATTATAGcttacaatttatatgtgaATCTAATGTAATGTTCATGAAGTAAGGAAGCATGTACTCTTCGTAAAAGTTCAAAGTAATATTCCATGTTGCTTTAaggataaattttcattaaaaaaaatattttaggaaaaaaaacttaatatcatttaatttttagttttatagcattgaaatttcTCAACTTAATATCAGCCAGATATCTTATTTCATAAGCATATTTATTCAAAGGAATTTACTTTCAAATTGACATTAATGGGAAGAGAATCACATGCTTGCTCACTGAAAAAGTGCAtacaacaatacaatttttataagttaataaCACATTTGAGTGCAAATCCTGTtacaagttattttattatgataacattgtactaaaatattatatgaataaacattatttatttagtaaactCTACTGAACATGTTTATCTTAAACATAGTATTGTCTTACATGAAAGAGTTTAAGATCCATTTCCTAAGTTCATTCCGGTCAATGAACTTGTCTCCGTTCAGGTCCATCTTGGGCAGCAGCAGCGCCAGCCGCCGCTTCGACTCCTCGGGTGACAGTTTATCGAACTCCTCAGCCTCCTTCACACTACCTATCGAGTAATAATATGTCACAATCAGCATCGCAGGCACGAGAATGTACAGCGAGTGTTTTACAGACATCTCGCTATCGCACGCCTTATCAACTGAGCATTGCAAAACCCAGCTTGCGCGTTAAATGTAAACAGCTATAAGAAAACCGTACCTAAAATCGCTTCATGATCAAACTCGACGTTATGCCCGGCGTCGTTGTAGTGTTCCGCATCCCGCGGCCGGAACGCCCCGTCGGACTCTCGCTCCGTGTTATCCAAGCTGTGGCTGTGAACCGCCGCCGACGCgcagtgtaataaaatattcggtgttaacaataacataaatgaaaCGAAGtgttgaaaatacattttattcgaaATGTTACTGTTTTAGGTTACTAGTCGTTTTTCATTCAACGCTATGTGTTATCTTTATGTTACAATAACATTCTTTCAGTttgttctaaaataaaacgaaatgctttatttctacaaagtataaataaaaattgacacTTTGCAGACTACCAAGCGACACTGACATTGACTTTTTACGAAAATGACAGTATGAATTTTCAGTCAGAATAAACAGTTGCgttcttaaatttttagataaatacaAACACCTACACTATTTCACTAGCAGTTACACTTAAATGCATGAAAAAGATTACATACAGCTTATTCTAccaataagaatatataaatagaattatcaTCTGAATAATATGGCTTCCAATTTATCATTTTGTGTGAGtcttcataattttatcagtatcaatattttaaacgtgaatatatttgtttcttcttcacgcccaaaccactaaaccgatttgaataaaatttggtaaagagatagtttgagatccAAGAAAGGGCataagatagtttttattccagAAATCCAACAGGGAAGGGTACAATGTGGGAAATACCCCGAAACTCGTAGAATTATACTCTTCTTTGCCCGAAACTGTCCATAAAACGTGCCGCTTGCCCTaaactgtttattaaaatttttaacaaattattacattaagaaTTAACTTGCTGACCCAACAAGCGTTTTTCTGGCATCCTCATTTAAACAGCagtatttacaaacaaaaccaAACCATTTTAAGTAAGTATGTACACGTTAGCGAAAAAGCGAAATGAAACAACATTTTGTaacatgcatttatttattgaataagattactttaatgaaaaagtatatgcaatcaaaaataacaaattaaacaaacaaagatcattttaataagttttcagCGGCCAAAATTATCAATGAAATTCTTCGGCCTGCGACGTGGCCGGGGTAGGTTTTGAGAAAATTCGAAAGATGTTTCCTCACTTCGCCCACGACCAGCGGCAAGTGGAATCGTGTTGTTGGATCTGTTGTATCCAAGTTTATTAAAGCTTCTTCAAGGTACCTGAAATTGTGGAAAGATTTTTTGTCGTATTTGTGTGGTATTTCCaggtttctttaaaaatgaaaataaaaatattttatgataattttctcGGTTCATTGATTTAAGTGGATAAGATatataatcgaaataaaagattaatactaaaacatatatttatagtgtaATTTTGGCCTTAAATCTAtgttatcaaattttttcgGCTAATCACCGTAACCCAACAGCCCCCATTTTCTCGTTTACTAGCTGGACGCCCCGGCTCCACCCGGCGGGTAgttttttatcgtaattaaaataatataaactttcacatcttTTTAGTTGGATTAAACTGCACATGTTGTGCAAATTTActtgaaatcggttgagtagtttagtagTATTGTCCATGGCGGTCAAATAACGTAAcacgtaatatatattaaaataataaacaatgaatgTTGTCTACCAAAAAACTAAATACcgataaaaaacacaaaaacccAGTAACATCCGTTAATCCGACCTGCACTTCAGCTGCGTCTCGTGCAGCATGTCCGTGGCCAGCTGCTGCACGAGCGACAGCAGCGTGTGTTGCTGCAGGCGCGGCGCGAGCGCGGGCCCCGCCGCGCGGCACGCCGCCACCACCAGCGACAGGTCGCACGCTGACAGCGCCTGCTCGAACGACTCGTTCACTTTGCCCTCGCTTATAAGCTTGTTGATCATGGCCGATTTTAACTGAAATTTGTTGTGGGACATAATATTTTCGATATGTTGAAAGGAgccattatatatttttgtttggtgATTGAATATTTGGCTtgagtcaaataaataattttattaccaatTGTTCAACAATAGATTTAGAAGGATCAGCTGGCTGGGACGGGCTTGCGGGCATATCCTCCTCTGGTGTCTCTGGTCTTTCTGAGAACTCTGGTTTTGGCA
The Zerene cesonia ecotype Mississippi chromosome 1, Zerene_cesonia_1.1, whole genome shotgun sequence DNA segment above includes these coding regions:
- the LOC119830050 gene encoding reticulocalbin-2, which produces MYFQHFVSFMLLLTPNILLHCASAAVHSHSLDNTERESDGAFRPRDAEHYNDAGHNVEFDHEAILGSVKEAEEFDKLSPEESKRRLALLLPKMDLNGDKFIDRNELRKWILNSFIKLSREEAEERMTEADEDRDGAVTWAEYLRDSFGVDTEEELNPEDTGDTGMLVREEKAMWKAADQDGDGKLDLAEFEVFTNPEEHAVMHPYLVAQTLRDKDSNSDGLIDFNEYVGERGVQQDKEWLISERDRFDHELDSNRDGLLDEREVHRWVIPDNTEIADEEVDHLFASADDDHDDQLSYDEILTHHHVFVGSEATGYGNDIDRFDDEL